One window from the genome of Pseudoliparis swirei isolate HS2019 ecotype Mariana Trench chromosome 24, NWPU_hadal_v1, whole genome shotgun sequence encodes:
- the LOC130190038 gene encoding E3 ubiquitin-protein ligase TRIM21-like codes for MAAASNQLSEDQFLCSVCQDVFNDPVTTPCGHNFCKKCITEHWNVSDRCQCPMCQEVFTTRPDLRVNTLFSEMVSQFRQSTQQKASSSSSEQQESKPGEVPCDVCTGTKLKALKSCLVCLVSYCETHLEGHLTASCLKRHQLMDPVENLEDRMCLKHEKPLELFCRTDQTCVCMLCTVLDHKMHNVVPLKQECEGKKVELQKTEAETQEMIQKRRLKIQEVQHNVKLSEEDANRKKAEGVQVFTDLKESVERKLNEFINMIEEKQRITKKQAEYAIREMEQEISDLMKRSTEVEKLSLSEDHLHVLKSVQSLNIHHPPPTEDWSQVSVPPASYEGTVRRAVSQLEETLSKKMKTLVEVELKRVQKFAVDVTLDPETAHPHLILSDEGTQVRHGDVMKNLPNNPERFYHDYCVLAKQSFSSGRFYFEVQVKGKTDWDLGVARESINRKGSFTWSNQKGYWILQLRNGNEYKALAGPSVLLSLKSVPHKLGVFVDYEVGLVSFYDVEAAALIFSFTGRSFKEKLFPFFRPGLKDGGKNSSPLIISPVNQTG; via the coding sequence ATGGCTGCTGCCAGCAATCagctgtctgaagatcagttcctgtgctccgtctgtcaGGATGTGTTTAatgatccagtcacaacaccatgtggacacaacttctgcaaaaagtgcatcactgaacactggaatgtgagtgacaggtgccaGTGTCCCATGTGCCAAGAGGTTTTCACCACCAGACCAGATTTGAGGGTCAACACTTTGTTCtctgagatggtttctcagttcagacagtcgactcagcagaaagccagcagcagcagttcagagcaacaagagtccaaaccaggagaagttccctgtgatgtctgcactggaaccaaactgaaggccctgaagtcctgcctggtgtgtctggtctcctactgtgagactcacctggagggtcacctgacagcttcatgcctgaagagacatcagctgatggaccctgtggagaacctggaagacaggatgtgtctgaagcacgagaaacctctggagctgttctgtaggaccgaccagacgtgtgtctgcatgctctgcactgtgttggaccacaagatgcacaatgttgttcctctgaaacaagaatgtgaaggaaagaaggtggagctgcagaagacagaggctgaaactcaggagatgatccagaagagacgactgaagattcaggaggtccaacacaacgtgaagctcagtgaggaagatgcaaacagaaagaaagcagaaggtgttcaggtcttcactgatctgaaggagtctgtggagagaaaACTGAACGAGTTCATCAATAtgatagaagagaagcagagaatcacaaagaaacaggctgaatacgccatcagagagatggaacaggagatctctgatctgatgaagaggagcactgaggtggagaagctctccctctctgaagaccacctccacgtcCTCaagagtgtccagtccctcaacatccaccacccaccacccaccgaggactggtctcaggtcagtgttcctccagcatcatatgaggggactgtgaggagagctgtgtctcagctggaggagacgctcagtaaaaagatgaagacgctggttgaagttgagctgaagagggtccagaagtttgcagtggatgtGACCCTTGATCCTGAAACGGCTCATCCTcacctcatcctgtctgatgaagGGACACAAGTGAGACATGGTGATGTGATGAAGAATCTCCCAAACAACCCAGAGAGATTTTATCATGATTATTGTGTCTTAGCAAAGCAAAGTTTCTCTTCAGGCAGATTTTACTTTGAGGTTCAAGTTAAAGGAAAGACTGACTGGGATTTAGGAGTGGCCAGAGAGTCCATCAACAGGAAGGGAAGCTTCACATGGAGTAATCAGAAGGGTTACTGGATTCTACAGTTGAGAAATGGAAATGAGTATAAAGCTCTTGCCGGTCCTTCAGttcttctctccctgaagtctgTCCCTCACAAgctgggggtgtttgtggactatgaggtgggtctggtctccttctatgatgTTGAAGCTGCAGCTCTTATCTTCTCCTTTACTGGTcgctccttcaaggagaaactctTCCCATTCTTCAGACCTGGTCTTAAGGATGGTGGTaaaaactcctcccctctgatcatctctcctgtgaATCAAACTGGCTGA